From a region of the Blochmannia endosymbiont of Camponotus modoc genome:
- the sufC gene encoding Fe-S cluster assembly ATPase SufC produces MLLIKNLNVSVKNISILKKLNLEINPGEIHIIMGPNGSGKSTLSATLSGQQDYAVTNGEILFKNKNLLLLKPEERAGEGIFVAFQHPVDIPGISNQSFLHHAVNAIRKYRHQPLMDRFDFIQLVQKNMALLKMPNDLLTRSVNVGFSGGEKKRNDILQMMMLEPLLCILDETDSGLDIDAIKIVYNGLNILSDKIRSFVIITHYQRILEYIQPNYVHVLHEGHIVKSGDISLVKKLEEKGYGWLSG; encoded by the coding sequence ATGCTATTAATAAAAAATTTGAATGTCAGCGTAAAAAATATATCTATTCTGAAAAAATTAAATTTAGAAATTAACCCCGGTGAAATACATATCATCATGGGACCTAACGGATCGGGAAAAAGTACATTATCTGCTACATTATCTGGTCAACAAGATTATGCTGTTACTAATGGAGAAATTTTATTTAAAAATAAAAATTTATTGCTCCTGAAGCCAGAAGAACGTGCGGGGGAAGGCATTTTTGTAGCATTTCAGCATCCAGTAGATATTCCAGGAATCAGCAATCAATCATTTTTACACCACGCTGTTAATGCTATACGTAAATATAGACACCAGCCTCTTATGGATCGGTTTGATTTTATACAGCTTGTTCAAAAAAATATGGCATTACTAAAAATGCCTAATGATCTTTTGACTCGATCAGTAAACGTTGGATTTTCTGGAGGAGAAAAAAAACGTAATGATATTCTTCAAATGATGATGTTAGAACCATTACTATGTATTCTTGATGAAACAGATTCTGGTTTAGATATTGATGCAATAAAGATTGTTTATAATGGTCTTAATATATTAAGCGATAAAATACGTTCATTTGTGATTATCACGCATTATCAAAGAATTTTAGAGTACATTCAACCAAATTATGTTCATGTACTACATGAAGGTCATATTGTAAAATCTGGTGATATCTCTTTAGTCAAAAAGCTTGAGGAAAAAGGCTATGGTTGGTTGTCTGGATAA
- the sufB gene encoding Fe-S cluster assembly protein SufB translates to MIRNNSNIYDVNGNLSKNNDLYYKEGFFTKLNNEELKQGINKDIIYTISKKRLEPKWMLEFRLAGYHAWCNMKEPHWLKGNYQKLNYNSYSYFSAPACATTQKTHKVQKNRNTLLNKSKYLTTEVEQTFNKLGIPVHEKGNVAVDAIFDSVSVSTTFRNTLLKKGIIFCSFHDAIRDYPDLVRQYLGTVVSFKDNFFAALNAAVVSDGTFVYIPKNVHCPMELSTYFRMNSKKTGQFERTILIADEGSYVSYIEGCSAPIHNNYQLHAAVVEVIVLKDAQVKYSTVQNWFSGNQNSQGGILNFVTKRALCSGENAKMSWTQSESGSAITWKYPSVILKGKNSIGEFFSVAVTNGTQQADTGTKMIHIGENTRSTIISKGIALGNSQNTYRGLVKIMKTASNSRNFTQCDSMLIGKKCSSHTFPVIESHNNHSQLEHEATTSRISDNQLFYCRQRGINEDDAISMIVNGFCKDIFSKLPLEFSVEAQKLLEITLEHSVG, encoded by the coding sequence ATGATACGTAATAACTCTAACATATATGATGTTAATGGAAATTTATCTAAAAATAACGATTTGTATTATAAGGAAGGTTTTTTTACTAAATTAAATAATGAAGAACTCAAACAAGGTATTAATAAAGATATAATATACACTATTTCAAAAAAAAGATTAGAACCAAAATGGATGCTAGAATTTAGGCTTGCAGGTTATCATGCTTGGTGTAATATGAAAGAACCGCATTGGTTAAAAGGAAACTATCAAAAACTCAACTATAATTCCTATAGCTATTTTTCTGCTCCAGCATGTGCAACTACACAAAAAACCCACAAAGTACAAAAAAATAGAAATACTCTTTTAAACAAATCAAAATACTTAACCACAGAAGTAGAACAAACCTTTAATAAATTAGGCATCCCAGTGCATGAAAAAGGAAACGTAGCAGTTGATGCTATATTTGACTCAGTTTCTGTATCTACTACATTCCGTAATACCTTACTAAAAAAAGGTATCATTTTTTGTTCATTTCACGATGCTATTCGAGATTACCCAGATTTGGTACGCCAATATTTAGGAACTGTAGTATCTTTTAAGGATAATTTTTTTGCCGCACTTAATGCTGCAGTTGTATCTGATGGTACATTTGTATATATTCCTAAAAATGTACATTGCCCTATGGAATTATCAACTTACTTTCGTATGAATTCTAAAAAAACCGGACAATTTGAACGTACTATTTTAATTGCAGATGAAGGTAGTTATGTGAGCTATATTGAAGGATGTTCAGCTCCAATACACAATAATTATCAACTTCATGCAGCAGTTGTGGAAGTTATCGTACTAAAAGATGCTCAAGTAAAATATTCAACAGTACAAAATTGGTTTTCTGGCAATCAAAACTCTCAAGGTGGCATTTTGAACTTCGTTACTAAAAGAGCGCTATGTTCTGGAGAAAATGCTAAAATGTCGTGGACTCAATCTGAATCTGGCTCTGCTATCACTTGGAAGTATCCTAGTGTAATTTTAAAAGGAAAAAACTCTATTGGAGAGTTTTTTTCAGTGGCTGTTACCAATGGTACACAACAAGCAGATACTGGAACAAAAATGATTCATATAGGAGAAAATACACGTTCAACCATTATTTCAAAAGGCATTGCTCTTGGAAACAGCCAAAATACTTATCGAGGATTAGTTAAAATTATGAAAACTGCTTCAAATTCACGCAATTTTACACAGTGTGATTCTATGTTGATAGGTAAAAAATGTAGTTCTCATACCTTTCCTGTCATTGAATCACATAACAATCATTCACAGTTAGAACACGAAGCTACAACTTCACGTATCAGCGATAATCAACTGTTTTATTGTCGGCAACGCGGAATTAATGAAGATGATGCTATTTCTATGATTGTAAATGGATTTTGCAAGGATATATTTTCTAAATTACCTCTAGAATTTTCTGTAGAAGCACAAAAATTACTAGAAATTACTTTAGAACACAGCGTTGGATAA
- the sufA gene encoding Fe-S cluster assembly scaffold SufA has translation MKNGIKKNIHCISKKNVSWNGLTLTDAAAQQILHLKNKDPNILGLKVTIKKSGCAGFTYLMDKVISLDDNSLMYEHNGAKLFVPLYAMPFVDGTELDYVREGLNHMFKFNNPQAQHSCGCGESFSI, from the coding sequence ATGAAAAATGGTATCAAAAAAAATATACACTGCATATCCAAAAAAAATGTTTCTTGGAATGGTCTAACACTAACTGATGCGGCAGCGCAACAAATTCTTCACTTAAAAAATAAAGATCCTAATATACTAGGATTGAAAGTAACCATAAAAAAATCAGGATGCGCAGGATTTACATATCTCATGGATAAAGTTATATCATTAGATGATAATAGCCTAATGTATGAACATAACGGAGCTAAATTATTCGTACCATTGTATGCCATGCCATTTGTCGATGGAACCGAATTAGATTATGTACGAGAAGGATTAAATCATATGTTTAAATTTAATAATCCTCAGGCCCAACATTCCTGTGGGTGTGGTGAAAGTTTTAGCATTTAA
- a CDS encoding lipoate--protein ligase: protein MCSLRLLLSDSYDPWFNLSLEEYIFQNIPKKQSILFLWRNQNTVVIGRSQNAWKECNTRRMERDGIKLARRNSGGGAVFHDLGNTCFTFISTQEHYDKSVSFNIILNGLNYIGIQAIISGRNDIVIHTENGERKISGSAYREAFGRKFHHGTLLLHVDIDKLTYYLNPDFKKLKTKGITSIRSRVANLNELKPGINHQEVCLGLTEAFFQHYGMKVKPEILSMDNFCKIPDFFKQFNKQSDWNWNFGSAPAFTHQLDTRFDWGSVTLHCDIKHGIIQRSHIFTDSLDPDPLEILATKLVGIPYNDKSILCCCTEWMQSWPQYKKELSEVSNWLIKTIS from the coding sequence ATGTGTTCTTTGCGGTTATTATTATCTGACTCTTACGATCCCTGGTTCAATTTGTCACTTGAAGAATATATTTTTCAAAATATACCTAAAAAACAATCTATACTATTTTTATGGAGAAACCAAAATACAGTAGTTATAGGGCGCTCTCAAAATGCATGGAAAGAATGTAATACTCGCCGTATGGAACGAGATGGAATTAAATTAGCTAGAAGAAATAGCGGAGGCGGCGCTGTGTTTCATGATTTAGGCAACACTTGTTTTACTTTTATTTCTACTCAAGAACATTATGATAAGAGCGTATCCTTTAATATAATTTTGAATGGATTGAATTATATTGGGATTCAGGCTATCATTTCTGGACGAAATGATATTGTCATACATACAGAAAATGGAGAACGTAAAATCAGTGGGTCCGCATATCGTGAAGCATTTGGGCGTAAATTTCATCACGGCACATTACTTTTACATGTTGATATTGATAAACTGACTTATTATCTTAATCCAGATTTTAAAAAACTAAAGACTAAAGGGATTACCTCTATTCGATCAAGAGTTGCTAATTTAAATGAATTAAAACCTGGTATTAATCACCAAGAAGTATGTCTAGGGTTAACAGAAGCATTTTTCCAACATTATGGAATGAAAGTAAAACCAGAAATATTATCTATGGATAATTTCTGTAAAATTCCAGACTTTTTTAAACAATTCAACAAACAAAGTGACTGGAACTGGAATTTTGGCAGCGCTCCTGCATTTACGCATCAATTAGATACCCGTTTTGATTGGGGCAGTGTAACGTTACATTGCGATATAAAGCATGGAATCATTCAGCGTAGTCACATTTTTACTGACAGTTTAGACCCAGATCCTTTAGAAATATTAGCAACAAAATTAGTAGGTATCCCCTATAACGATAAAAGCATCCTATGTTGCTGTACAGAATGGATGCAAAGCTGGCCTCAATACAAAAAAGAATTATCAGAGGTTTCTAATTGGTTAATCAAAACAATATCCTAA